From Clavelina lepadiformis chromosome 9, kaClaLepa1.1, whole genome shotgun sequence, the proteins below share one genomic window:
- the LOC143470625 gene encoding uncharacterized protein LOC143470625, translated as MVTESLVYVTESKQVDDYTEYTIEVHHVGFIWTVKHRYSEFKEIHDVLRSKDPSLEKSLLPPKKIFGKMSATFIDKRRGELEAYLQVLVQQKYINRLPRPLRKFLHFHLYDVEMICQYLAVSFYENGDKVLESGSSYTLTPLELWCITERLMLKKPQDVDDPKYDFGHVLDFVQKLKHLHIKCTKGFIDASNVVAEDLLFDLSVFHSLQQLIVDDCGPNQVTCLASLHNTISSLSVHQSLKDLQSALTGGCGVEDYILNWSKLITADFSNNSISSLDASLKRLTCVEFLDLSKNNITKIENLEHLSSLTFLDLSSNKIEDISLAHAKLGNVKTLNLSQNRLHSLEGLGKLYSLETVDISENFISKITEVDHIASLPCLAKINLANNSISHDFDYRTQTLSRFGSRACEVCLDNVESTQKELDTAAVLHAIVKSRRASSQKSNIASHQNFGISSPIRIHHKKDHSGGSNTIMSAPGRLRYSNSSENQLLHTNVPQSDFGSPDVYQQPLPVSPKDNILSDSSLINPFKAEASSQSSQSCIDAKLETAELDKNEANEEIDNIPPVKFSDPELSSQNSKIVLIEQVKDEEEEDEIHPTSEVADLSSEVHQDKGHLCYNAGEPKENEQLVSGLSELGIDDGEAIFQSSSNQLKICKDESKRQSSVEDLKPLLEIPTDVEDIEENKDAVTTLQDKQSIESLSENVAISSEVTEASAHYILENKSRAHTAPLYRKLHGEEQCSWPRSSSLNGESGLFPIKPDFNSNINACPQNIDLQNNDSSVEPIESILSVSERTTSNRTEYFKNDDIQQKVNDSSSHSLSNPALHTSLCRFYVSPVMNLQFASPPMHHLSMYNQSQLLHYFTSSVGEVSSETLLYVTWCDVVFHGRPRNNVTCAIFLSTRALYLLMDVEESIFENILTLETFDHCRDPSKLRSLRLPLTECATSTLSQVVVGLFKQYVRITGSTSNDTFTFLTRSSKETDNITRYLLQVLDGSSQTTAKSDVESILDRCELLEDFETTLSRSGVRFTLCNEESMTEFNFASAEIQRQIEKRSSSNEFELVLYSLVHLVHENGSTLLKSFFLTSDYCCLCEEDLVSYPLPDFALTPPECQRHTSLQIASLADVQYLQIDGVVGFDVTICMQFNLDSSNPAQWRLSFRDYTEREKMIRLFSHQFEAVNSKKLPINVCPSFSP; from the exons ATGGTTACTGAATCTTTGGTGTATGTGACAGAATCAAAGCAAGTAGATGATTACACA GAATATACTATAGAGGTTCACCATGTTGGATTTATTTGGACAGTAAAACATCGATATAGTGAATTTAAGGAAATACATGATGTG CTTCGATCTAAGGATCCTTCTCTGGAGAAGAGTTTACTTCCTCCAAAGAAGATATTTGGCAAAATGTCTGCAACATTTATTGACAAACGCAG AGGTGAATTAGAGGCTTACCTGCAAGTTCTGGTACAGCAGAAATATATCAACAGGCTTCCACGGCCCCTtcgaaagtttttgcatttccATCTTTAC GATGTGGAAATGATATGTCAGTATTTAGCAGTTAGTTTCTACGAAAATGGTGATAAAGTTTTAGAATCTGGAAGCTCGTATACATTGACTCCATTGGAATTATGGTGTATTACAGAACGTTTGATGTTAAAGAAACCTCAAG ATGTTGATGATCCAAAATATGACTTTGGACATGTGTTGGACTTCGTACAAAAACTCAAACATTTGCAT ATCAAATGCACAAAAGGCTTCATTGATGCGAGTAATGTTGTCGCAGAAGATTTATTGTTTGACCTGTCAGTATTCCATAGCTTGCAGCAGTTGATAGTGGATGACTGTGGTCCCAACCAAGTGACATGCTTGGCCAGTCTTCACAATACAATCAGTTCTCTTAGTGTTCACCAGAGTTTGAAAGATTTGCAG AGTGCACTGACTGGTGGTTGCGGAGTAGAAGATTACATACTTAACTGGTCAAAACTAATAACAGCGGACTTTAGTAACAACAGTATTAGCTCTTTGGACGCATCATTG AAACGTTTGACCTGTGTGGAGTTTTTGGACTTAAGCAAGAACAACATCACCAAAATTGAGAATCTGGAA CATCTTTCCAGTTTGACATTTCTTGATCTCAGTTCCAACAAAATAGAAGATATAAGTTTAGCTCATGCCAAACTTGGAaatgtaaaaacattaaacttgTCCCAAAATCGACTGCATTCACTTGAAGGTCTGGGGAAGTTATATTCATTAGAAACCGTTGatatttctgaaaattttatttccaag ATAACAGAAGTGGATCACATTGCATCACTCCCATGTTTAGCCAAGATTAACCTTGCTAACAATTCCATCTCCCATGACTTTGATTATAGGACTCAGACTTTATCTCGGTTTGGGTCACGTGCTTGTGAGGTTTGTCTTGATAACGTTGAATCAACACAAAAAGAATTGGACACGGCTGCGGTACTTCATGCTATTGTCAAG TCACGCCGAGCAAGcagtcaaaaaagtaacatAGCAAGCCATCAAAATTTTGGAATATCATCTCCAATACGTATTCACCATAAAAAG gaCCATAGTGGTGGTAGTAACACTATCATGTCTGCCCCTGGACGTTTGCGTTATTCTAATTCCAGTGAAAATCAACTTCTTCATACCAATG TACCTCAGTCAGATTTCGGTTCACCTGATGTGTACCAACAACCACTTCCAGTATCACCAAAAGATAATATTCTCTCTGATTCTTCTCTTATAAATCCTTTCAAAGCTGAAGCATCAAGCCAATCTAGTCAATCATGTATTGACGCAAAGTTGGAAACTGCAGAGCTTGATAAAAATGAAGCCAACGAAGAAATCGACAATATCCCCCCCGTTAAATTTTCTGATCCTGAATTATCCtcacaaaacagcaaaattgTATTAATTGAGCAAGTTAAAGATGAGGAAGAAGAAGATGAGATCCACCCAACAAGTGAGGTTGCAGATCTAAGCAGTGAAGTGCATCAGGATAAAGGACATTTATGTTACAACGCTGGTGAGCCGAAAGAAAATGAGCAGTTGGTAAGTGGACTTTCTGAGTTAGGAATTGATGATGGTGAAGCTATCTTTCAAAGTTCTTCAAATCAACTTAAGATTTGCAAGGATGAAAGCAAAAGACAGTCCTCTGTGGAAGATTTAAAGCCTTTGTTAGAAATACCAACAGACGTTGAAGATATTGAAGAAAATAAGGATGCAGTCACCACCCTGCAAGACAAACAGTCAATTGAAAGTCTGTCCGAAAATGTTGCAATCAGCAGTGAGGTTACTGAAGCATCTGCTCACTATATATTGGAGAATAAATCACGTGCCCATACAGCTCCACTCTACCGGAAATTACATGGAGAAGAGCAATGCAGTTGGCCGCGTTCATCCAGTTTGAATGGCGAAAGTGGATTATTTCCAATAAAACCAGATTTTAACAGTAATATTAATGCTTGTCCGCAAAACATTGATTTGCAAAACAATGATAGCTCAGTTGAACCTATTGAGAGTATTTTATCTGTCAGTGAACGCACAACTTCAAATAGAACAGAATACTTCAAAAATGATGACATTCAACAGAAAGTCAACGACAGCAGCTCGCATTCTTTGTCAAACCCAGCCCTTCATACCTCACTTTGTAGGTTTTATGTTTCTCCAGTTATGAATTTACAGTTTGCTTCACCACCAATGCATCATCTGTCCATGTACAATCAGTCTCAACTTCTTCATTATTTTACATCTTCAGTTGGCGAAGTGTCAAGCGAAACTCTGCTATATGTCACTTGGTGTGACGTTGTATTTCATGGACGTCCAAGAAATAATGTGACCTGTGCCATATTCCTTTCTACTCGAGCATTATATCTTCTCATGGATGTGGAAGAGTCTATATTTGAGAACATCCTAACCCTTGAAACTTTTGATCATTGCCGGGACCCATCTAAGTTGCGGTCGTTGAGACTGCCACTTACTGAATGTGCAACCTCAACATTAAGTCAAGTTGTTGTGGGCCTTTTTAAGCAATATGTTCGAATCACCGGGTCGACTTCTAACGATACCTTCACGTTTCTGACAAGAAGTTCCAAAGAAACAGACAATATCACCCGCTACTTGCTTCAAGTTCTTGATGGTTCTAGTCAAACTACAGCAAAATCTGATGTCGAAAG CATATTGGACAGATGCGAATTATTGGAAGATTTTGAAACAACTCTCTCAAGGAGTGGAGTTCGATTTACTTTGTGCAATGAGGAATCGATGACGGAATTCAATTTTGCATCCGCGGAAATACAACGacaaattgaaaaacgttCATCATCGAACGAGTTTGAGTTAGTGTTGTATTCCCTTGTCCATCTTGTCCATGAAAATGGGAGCACGCTGCTTAAGTCGTTTTTCCTCACATCTGACTATTGCTGCCTTTGTGAGGAAGATTTGGTCTCTTATCCATTACCCGATTTTGCACTCACACCACCAGAATGCCAGCGTCACACAAGCTTGCAAATCGCCAGTTTAGCTGATGTGCAATACCTTCAAATAGACGGGGTTGTCGGCTTTGACGTTACAATTTGCATGCAATTTAACTTGGACTCGTCAAACCCGGCACAATGGAGACTGTCTTTCCGCGATTATACTGAACGCGAAAAAATGATACGACTATTTTCTCATCAATTTGAAGCTGTAAACAGCAAAAAGCTGCCGATAAACGTTTGCCCTTCTTTTTCACCTTGA
- the LOC143471179 gene encoding uncharacterized protein LOC143471179 isoform X2 yields the protein MTKLVDIIKKYIVLISLSVPALFAYLSMRVLLWISIIQCNITSKNKVELKPFQNRRMVEVKSLSKEEKIDFKKHRSTTYITQLVFGSLWELSKLAGNQQIVPLISDDVLYRVLHNGVFSYGLSRSENGHSDVEWTMHFDIDSYNLFQGFYWDVTEIKLHENQTLSITDRMGRLHKPAQIRLILPKSSVLRQLVEPHTRFTQYINHKALFEGQSTSNTGSLVDKLFRPWLSFPINNNDFINGLQKRCEVFYYEKQQLAPDMEQELPYHIFLASYRRVIREYVTQLAPLLKDDFDILLPHVAIHLPAIKQYEMIDVVTILLWKSAVVHFCDHYTYLEQFAYKYGCIAMRKPLVGYVENPNTISEVMPYFHPEDVYRSRCFFNCFVRYNPNTDLDLGLSSTRYKFTNDHAKQCAETFQRNLGDLDNQLQKSGKAMVPLDKIIRSVCF from the exons ATGACAAAATTGGTTGATATCATCAAAAAATACATTGTGTTGATCTCGCTGTCCGTTCCAGCTCTCTTTGCATACCTAAGCATGAGGGTTTTGCTTTGGATTAGTATCATCCAATGCAACATCACCAGCAAAAACAAAG TTGAACTAAAGCCATTTCAAAACCGTCGCATGGTCGAAGTGAAAAGTTTATCTAAGgaagaaaaaattgacttcAAAAAGCACAGATCCACAACCTACATTACTCAGTTAGTATTTGGTAGCCTTTGGGAACTTTCTAAGTTGGCAGGAAACCAGCAAATTGTTCCTTTAATTTCCGATGACGTTTTATATCGAGTTCTTCACAACGGTGTATTCAGCTACGGTTTATCACGCTCGGAGAATG GTCATTCAGATGTTGAGTGGACAATGCATTTTGATATCGATAGTTACAACCTCTTTCAAGGATTTTACTGGGATGTTACCGAAATTAAGCTCCACGAGAACCAAACCCTCAGCATAACGGATCGCATGGGAAGGTTGCACAAACCAG CTCAAATTCGACTTATACTGCCAAAAAGCTCGGTGCTGAGACAACTTGTAGAGCCGCACACTCGTTTTACGCAGTATATTAATCACAAAGCTTTATTT gAAGGCCAATCTACTTCCAATACTGGAAGTTTGGTGGATAAACTATTTCGGCCATGGCTTAGTTTTCCAATCAACAACAATGACTTCATTAACGGACTGCAGAAAAGATGTGAAGTATTTTACTACGAAAAACAACAGCTCGCACCAGACATGGAACAGGAGTTGCCTTATCACATCTTCCTAGCTTCA TACAGAAGAGTTATCAGAGAATATGTAACACAATTGGCCCCTCTGTTAAAAGACGattttgatattttgcttCCTCATGTGGCTATCCATTTACCCGCCATAAAACAATACGAAATGATTGATGTTGTTACCATACTGCTTTGGAAAAGTGCGGTGGTACATTTTTGCGACCACTACACTTATTTGGAACAATTTGCCTACAAGTACGGCTGCATAGCAATGAG AAAACCTTTAGTTGGATATGTGGAAAATCCAAATACGATTTCCGAAGTCATGCCATATTTTCACCCTGAAGATGTTTACAGAAGCCGTTGCTTTTTTAACTGCTTTGTACGTTACAACCCGAATACCGATTTAGACCTTGGACTATCCTCAACTAG GTACAAATTCACAAATGATCACGCCAAGCAATGCGCAGAAACATTTCAACGTAACCTCGGTGACCTGGATAATCAGTTGCAGAAGAGTGGCAAAGCAATGGTTCCTTTAGATAAAATTATTAgaagtgtttgtttttaa
- the LOC143471179 gene encoding uncharacterized protein LOC143471179 isoform X1 yields the protein MTKLVDIIKKYIVLISLSVPALFAYLSMRVLLWISIIQCNITSKNKVELKPFQNRRMVEVKSLSKEEKIDFKKHRSTTYITQLVFGSLWELSKLAGNQQIVPLISDDVLYRVLHNGVFSYGLSRSENGHSDVEWTMHFDIDSYNLFQGFYWDVTEIKLHENQTLSITDRMGRLHKPGSKNWNLAKAHAQAQLGFFGPGLTHDNVHFVFPSIMAAQIRLILPKSSVLRQLVEPHTRFTQYINHKALFEGQSTSNTGSLVDKLFRPWLSFPINNNDFINGLQKRCEVFYYEKQQLAPDMEQELPYHIFLASYRRVIREYVTQLAPLLKDDFDILLPHVAIHLPAIKQYEMIDVVTILLWKSAVVHFCDHYTYLEQFAYKYGCIAMRKPLVGYVENPNTISEVMPYFHPEDVYRSRCFFNCFVRYNPNTDLDLGLSSTRYKFTNDHAKQCAETFQRNLGDLDNQLQKSGKAMVPLDKIIRSVCF from the exons ATGACAAAATTGGTTGATATCATCAAAAAATACATTGTGTTGATCTCGCTGTCCGTTCCAGCTCTCTTTGCATACCTAAGCATGAGGGTTTTGCTTTGGATTAGTATCATCCAATGCAACATCACCAGCAAAAACAAAG TTGAACTAAAGCCATTTCAAAACCGTCGCATGGTCGAAGTGAAAAGTTTATCTAAGgaagaaaaaattgacttcAAAAAGCACAGATCCACAACCTACATTACTCAGTTAGTATTTGGTAGCCTTTGGGAACTTTCTAAGTTGGCAGGAAACCAGCAAATTGTTCCTTTAATTTCCGATGACGTTTTATATCGAGTTCTTCACAACGGTGTATTCAGCTACGGTTTATCACGCTCGGAGAATG GTCATTCAGATGTTGAGTGGACAATGCATTTTGATATCGATAGTTACAACCTCTTTCAAGGATTTTACTGGGATGTTACCGAAATTAAGCTCCACGAGAACCAAACCCTCAGCATAACGGATCGCATGGGAAGGTTGCACAAACCAGGTTCTAAAAATTGGAATCTAGCAAAAGCTCACGCCCAGGCGCAGCTTGGCTTCTTTGGTCCAGGTCTTACACACGATAACGTCCATTTTGTGTTTCCTTCCATAATGGCAGCTCAAATTCGACTTATACTGCCAAAAAGCTCGGTGCTGAGACAACTTGTAGAGCCGCACACTCGTTTTACGCAGTATATTAATCACAAAGCTTTATTT gAAGGCCAATCTACTTCCAATACTGGAAGTTTGGTGGATAAACTATTTCGGCCATGGCTTAGTTTTCCAATCAACAACAATGACTTCATTAACGGACTGCAGAAAAGATGTGAAGTATTTTACTACGAAAAACAACAGCTCGCACCAGACATGGAACAGGAGTTGCCTTATCACATCTTCCTAGCTTCA TACAGAAGAGTTATCAGAGAATATGTAACACAATTGGCCCCTCTGTTAAAAGACGattttgatattttgcttCCTCATGTGGCTATCCATTTACCCGCCATAAAACAATACGAAATGATTGATGTTGTTACCATACTGCTTTGGAAAAGTGCGGTGGTACATTTTTGCGACCACTACACTTATTTGGAACAATTTGCCTACAAGTACGGCTGCATAGCAATGAG AAAACCTTTAGTTGGATATGTGGAAAATCCAAATACGATTTCCGAAGTCATGCCATATTTTCACCCTGAAGATGTTTACAGAAGCCGTTGCTTTTTTAACTGCTTTGTACGTTACAACCCGAATACCGATTTAGACCTTGGACTATCCTCAACTAG GTACAAATTCACAAATGATCACGCCAAGCAATGCGCAGAAACATTTCAACGTAACCTCGGTGACCTGGATAATCAGTTGCAGAAGAGTGGCAAAGCAATGGTTCCTTTAGATAAAATTATTAgaagtgtttgtttttaa
- the LOC143470581 gene encoding uncharacterized protein LOC143470581, producing MSKVKREAVGQYNYLIATPPQITDARKQFKRNHPFVADVTVEIVDPNALQLFNLKPPKIFDTSYERDYRHPPVENLIPQKTLARDKNLTAYDQKPTNPITGKQKGTKQQTPACLSSKQSPSDRVVKSARKIEVSVSSASKKHPGNVARSQSAEPRQRPTKEDRINTEFYRALLKARSGSEWIRPPDVSYDVLNPEKPNQDRKTKPYGAQMEKDQENLAAILEERKPKKRPSTSAEVSSIAPAQKASALTPLPAKAIDKDLETAAEVEAASNSVSRMSTASGRSGRRSKTQDQLRPATTSSSISTIGDDYLLETGLHLSEPLETIQEEEILGQYATPGPKSPYARHTSTRKQRGPKLKKPHPPADLFKKRGPDPRFYASKKNLRTPNEMERFRKARGRTFMRNVEQAIPELDCKDHEVKYQPERQLLQDARWKIRKDVKDVRDKNLHSLVDRFEKRHNIVKEETRTRLGDPTYIGRNPVSVYKLQEVTNQARERQPDLGFQVKYPLHNRRRVTPSLGSVQRARNLGSHAQIFNQACAPPHWGPQKVDHSIFLPQMAQGI from the exons atGTCAAAAGTAAAACGAGAAGCTGTGGGTCAGTACAATTACTTAATTGCTACCCCACCGCAAATCACTGATGCAAG GAAACAATTCAAGCGTAACCATCCTTTTGTTGCCGATGTCACCGTCGAAATTGTAGACCCAAACGCACTACAATTATTTAAT CTAAAGCCGCCAAAGATATTTGATACTAGTTACGAAAGAGACTACCGCCACCCGCCGGTGGAAAATCTTATACCACAAAAAACACTGGCACGAGACAAGAATTTAACCGCATACGATCAGAAACCGACTAATCCGATTACGG gtaAACAAAAAGGGACGAAGCAGCAAACGCCTGCCTGCCTGAGTTCAAAACAATCACCTTCTGATCGTGTTGTTAAAAGTGCAAGAAAAATCGAAGTCTCTGTCTCTTCTGCGTCAAAGAAACATCCAGGAAATGTCGCCCGCTCGCAGTCTGCCGAGCCACGACAGCGGCCAACAAAAGAAGACAGAATAAACACCGAG TTTTACAGAGCTCTTCTCAAAGCCCGTTCAGGAAGCGAATGGATAAGACCACCAGATGTTAGCTACGACGTTCTTAATCCTGAGAAACCAAATCAAGACCGCAAAACAAAGCCATACGGTGCTCAGATGGAGAAAGACCAG GAAAATCTAGCTGCAATACTGGAAGAAAGAAAACCGAAGAAACGACCATCAACGTCCGCCGAAGTGAGTTCAATCGCTCCAGCTCAAAAGGCATCCGCCTTAACACCACTTCCAGCAAAGGCCATCGACAAAGACCTGGAGACAGCAGCAGAAG TTGAAGCTGCATCAAACTCAGTCAGTAGAATGTCAACCGCTAGTGGTCGGAGTGGTAGGCGTTCAAAGACACAGGACCAGCTGAGACCGGCTACAACCAGCAGTAGCATATCAACCATTGGGGATGATTATCTTTTGGAGACCGGGTTACATCTAAGCGAGCCTCTAGAAACGATACAAGAAGAGGA AATACTTGGACAATATGCCACTCCAGGTCCAAAAAGTCCCTATGCACGTCACACTTCTACCAGAAAGCAAAGAGGaccaaaattgaaaaaa cCACACCCACCTGCGGATCTTTTCAAGAAGCGGGGACCTGATCCTAGATTTTACGCATCGAAAAAGAATTTGAGAACTCCCAATGAAATGGAGAGATTTCGAAAAGCTCGTGGTCGCACATTCATGCGCAACGTTGAGCAAGCGATTCCCGAACTTGATTGTAAAGATCACGAAGTTAAATACCAGCCAGAACGACAATTACTTCAG GATGCACGCTGGAAGATAAGAAAAGATGTTAAAGATGTTCGGGATAAGAATTTACATAGCTTGGTCGACAGGTTTGAAAAACGTCACAACATTGTTAAAGAAGAAACTAGGACTAGACTTGGTGATCCAACGTATATAG GCCGTAATCCGGTCAGTGTATACAAGCTTCAAGAAGTGACAAACCAAGCAAGGGAGAGGCAGCCAGATTTGGGCTTTCAAGTCAAATATCCACTGCACAACAGACGACGTGTAACACCCTCACTCGGCTCCGTGCAAAGAGCCAGAAATCTTGGTTCTCACGCACAAATATTTAACCAGGCGTGTGCTCCACCACACTGGGGACCACAAAAGGTTGATCATAGCATCTTTCTGCCGCAAATGGCACAGGGTATTTAG